The genomic region GCCTCTTTGCAGACAAAAGTCAACCAGGCGACAGACTAATAAATTTCTTTCATCTCCCGCTCACGGTCACGCACTTCCTGCTCCCGGCTCTCAAGCACTTCCCAACCATCCTGAGTCAACAGTTCAAGCTGCGCTTCAACAAGCGTGCGGAAACGGGCACGATAAATCGATGCCTGCTTTTTCAGTTCTTCCACTTCCAAAGCAATTTTACGTGATTTGCCCAACGATTCGTTCACGATCCGGTCTGCATTTTTCTCTGCTTCCTTCACGATCAACTGCGCTTCTTTCTTCGCATTATTCTTCACATCATCAGCAGCTTCCTGCGCAATGATGATCGTTTTGCTAAGCGTTTCTTCAATCGTGGCAAAATGATCCAGCTTTTCCTGAACGGACAGCAACTGATTGCTCAGCTCTTTGTTCTCGCGAATGACGCCTTCGTAATCTTTGATGACTTGATCCAGGAATTCATTGACTTCATCCTCGTCATACCCGCGCAAACGTCGGGAAAATTCCTTGTTGTGTATGTCCAGCGGCGTTAATGGCATGCTGTCCACCTCCTGTTAAAGTTCCTTCCCGTCCAGAGAAGGTTTGCAGCATAAAGCTTTGACTTAATGTATATCGGATACACCTCGTAATTTTTACACCTTTATGATAAACATTTCGACAAGAAAGCCAATTTTCCTGCAACAGAATCAGGCAAATTTGCCGATTTTCACTCGGCAACGCCCTTTTTTAGTCATCCCATCCTGTTCCATAACCTTGAAACGGCCAAATCCCTGTATGGATACGACATCACCCGCTTTTAGCGATTTGGAGGGATCTTCCTCAACTTTCCAGTTCACACGGCAGCGACCAGCTTTGATCGGCACCAGCACTTTACTGCGACTAAGCCGATACACATCTGCACAGATTCCATCCAAACGAAGCGAAGCGACCGTAATGTCCATTGTCTCCAGTTTACTCTCTGACCATCGCATCTGATCCAAAGGAAGTAACTCTGTGAACACATGTAACCGATGCACCTGATTCAGTTGAAGCGATAAAAAAGCGCCGGTTTCCGCCGCCACCACTGTATGGCAACCGTCCTCCAGCACTTGGATATCCCCGATCTTTCCACGTTTCATCCCAAGCCCGAGCAGGGAACCCATGTAGTCCCCATGCTCCAGCTCCGAGATTTTCTGATTATCAGACGTGATACTCAGCACCTGCATACCCATATCCTCATCATCCAGATACATATAATCAGGTGCAACCAACGCACGCTTGCGCTCAGCAGCCTCGTAACCACCATCCAGACGAATCTGAACATCATTACGTCGATTGGCAAGAGTTTGTAAAATAAAAACCTGTCTTGGGTCAAGAAAGTCAGTTAGCTTCATATCATGATACTTGCCTGCCCGCTCAACCCAATCCGAAGCTTTATCTACGAAATCTCGCTCATCATGGCTAAAATGTTCGTAAATTTCACCGCTCATCTATGTCACCCTACCCTAATATACAAAATACCGAAGTATGGAGATCAGCCCATTCAGCGCGAGTTGTAGAACGATCAGCGCCACAATTGGGGAAATATCCAGCACTCCGAACAAAGGCGGGATAAATCGACGGAAAGGTCTTAGGTAAGGCTCCACAAATTTGCCTATCCATTCACCGATGAAGCTTTCCCGCGCATTGGGAAGCCAAGACATCAATATGTAGACAATGACCATGTAAAAGTAAATCTGGTATAACGTGTACAACACGCTTTCAATCTGATACAAAAGTGGCTCACCTCATTCTGTTATAATCTTGCTCGCTGTCAGCCAGTATTTCCGTAATTGAGCCCTGAATTTCAACCGTATCTGGCGTACAGAGAAAAATGTTTCCGCCGATTTTGGAAATACCGCCACCCAATGCGTATACTGTGCCACTCAAAAAATCAATAACTCGCAGCGCTTGGTCCTGACGTATTCGTTGCAAGTTCACCACAACGGTACGATGCGAACGCAGATGGTCGGCAATTTCCTGAGCCTCGTCATAAGAACGTGGTTCATACAGGACAACTTTAACATTTTTCTGGGAATGAATGCTCACCACATTATTCCCCCTTTGGTTTCTACGTTTATCGAGACTGGAGGTTTCAGCTTCCTGCTGTTCAGGTTCATTTTCCTCCTGCGCAGCCATCCGTTCACGTTCCACAATCTCTTCCTCTTCCTGAAGTCCGAGGAAATTCATAAATTTATTCATTACGCCCATCGTGAACCCTCCTCTTTTCCTACGAGAATCGATCCTAGCCGTACCCAGGTTGCCCCTTCTTCAATGGCCACTTCAAAATCATTGGACATCCCCATCGACAGTTCAGTCAATGGTTCTGCTGTAAGGGCTTGTCCATTCAGTTGATCTCTCAGCTCACGCAATCCACGAAATACGGGACGCGTCAGCTCCGGATTTTCCTCATGAGGTGCCATGGTCATCAGGCCGACGACCTTGAGATTGTTGAACGAACGAATATCACGCAAAAATGAACTTGCCTGTTCAGGCTGTAAACCATACTTGCTCTCTTCACCCGAAATATTCACCTGCAAAAACGTTTCCACCTGGATGCCAAGTGAAGCTGCTTTCTTATCCAACTCCTTCGCCAATGACAAACGATCCAGTGAATGTATGTAACGAAACTTGCCTATCACGTCTTTCACCTTGTTCGTCTGCAAATGACCGATAAAGTGCCAGGTGCCCTGTTGACCAAATGCTTCCCATTTGGCCTGTGCATCCTGCCACCGATTTTCTCCAATATGCTCAAGACCATGCTCCAGCACCGATCCCGTTGTTTCAAGTGAGACGTACTTCGTGACCGCAATCACGTTCACATCATCACGTTGACGGTTACTGCGCCGACATGCATCTTCAATCTTATGGTTCACCTGTTGTATACGCTCCTCCAAAGACACAGAGGGTCACCTCTCTTCCAGCCCAATCCAGCTCGCCATCCGCCCTGTAATCCCATTTTCCTTCCGATAGGAGAAAAATAGTTCGGGATGACAACTTGTACACCATGTTGTACATTCGATATGATCCGGCATTATTCCTGCTTTCATCATAATGTGTCGATTACATTCTTTCAAGTTTAACATCGTTTTGCCGTTATTCACGGGTCGATATGCTTGTTTAGAAGCAGAATCCTCGTATTTATCATTAACCGGGGAATCCTCAAACCAAACCCGCACATGCTGCATAACCGCCTCATCCACTTCATAACAGCAATCCCCAATGGACGGACCGATAGCAGCCCGGATATCCTGTCTACGGCTTCCATACTCCCGTTCCATCGTCTCCACCATGGATACAGCGATACCCGCGACTGTACCTTTCCAACCCGCATGAGCAAGGCCAACAGCCTGCTGTACAGGGTCGTAGAAATAAAGGGGAACACAGTCTGCATAGAAAGAAGTCAGCAGCACCCCGGGCACATTCGAGACCAATCCATCCGTATCCTGCAGCGCAGAGTGACGATCAAGTAATCCTCTGCTCCGATCTTCAGCGGTTATTACAGCCACATGTTTGCCATGCACCTGCTCTCCACAAGTCCAGGCTTCTGCTGCAAAGCCAATCTTCTCGGTTACAAGCCTGCGGTTGTTAAGTACAACTTCCGGATCATCCCCCACATGATAAGCACAATTGAGCGTAGCGTAGGGAGAATTTCCGACTCCACCATGTCTTGTCGTAAACCCGACCGTCAACATTTCAAACTGCTGTCTCCAAGGCTCAACATATAATAATAACGGGTCAGAACCGAAATCTGAGTTAGGATTCTCTGTCCGTTCAAGTAATTCCTTATTCAATACAAAGGGTTCCATTCTCTCACCTCACCACTTCCAGTGTACCAAATGAGCCACATTCTGTCTCATTTATATCGTTCGACGCTGATTACGTTCCGAACGCTCAAGGCGTTCCACACGTTCTGTACGGTTATGTTGCTGTTCATCATACAGACGTGCTTCCCGATCACGCTCATCATACGTATTCTCCTTTACTTCATCCATCTTAACCAAAATCACATCTGAACCAATCTTCACAATATTTCTCCAGGGAATCACCAGATCCGTTCCCCCGCCAAAGAGCCCCATAAAACGGCTGTACCCTGGTACAACAATCGCTTCAATTCGTCCCTGCTTCAGATCAAGCTCCAGGTCACTGATCTGCCCCAGACGTTTACCATCCGTAATGTTAATAACATCCTTTGTCTGAAAGTCCGAGATTTTCATGCCTCGTGCCGCTACTTCGCTCGTATTTACTTTCATTCATTTCCGCCCCCCTGTTAGTCCTCTTCTGCCCGTTCCTCACGCTTCTATACAATATATGTTTCAGGGGCGAAAAATGTCCTGTTTTTCATCGAATGTGGAAAGGACCAAAGCAAAAAGACGACCAACGGTATACATTACCCCGATTGATCGTCCTCCTGCCCTTGCATCGTGTTACGACTTTACATGTTTTTGCATCTGCTGTATCGCTGATTTCTCCAGACGTGATACCTGAGCCTGGGAAATGCCAATTTCATCAGCCACTTCCATCTGGGTTTTTCCTTCGAAAAACCGCATCGACAGAATCATTTTTTCCCGCTGACCAAGACGATGCATTGCTTCCCGGAGCGCTATTTCCTCGATCCACGACACATCCTTGTTTCTGTCATCACTGATCTGATCCATGACATAGATCGGATCTCCACCATCATGATAGATCGGTTCGAAGAGCGAGACCGGATCCTGAATGGCGTCCAATGCAAAAACAACATCTTCCTTCGGCACATTCAGTACTTCCGCAATTTCGAATATCGTCGGTTCCCGGGAATTTTTATTCGTCAGGCTGTCACGGACCTGAAGTGCTTTGTAAGCAATGTCCCTCAAGGACCGAGATACCCGAATCGGGTTATTATCACGCAGGTATCGACGGATTTCACCGATAATCATCGGCACCGCGTAGGTTGAAAATTTGACATTCTGGGATAAATCAAAATTATCAATGGCTTTCATCAGGCCGATGCAACCAACCTGGAACAGATCATCGACAAACTCCCCCCGATTGTTAAAGCGCTGAATGACACTGAGTACCAGACGCAGGTTGCCATTCACTAATTTCTCTCTTGCTGAGCGATCATGGTGTTGCTGAAGGGAATGAAACAATTCCCGCATTTCAGTGTTGGTGAGGACAGGCAATTTTGCGGTGTCCACGCCACAAATCTCGACTTTGTTTCGGGTCATCGTGATTTACCTCCCAAGGAGAAACATTAATGTACATTATCTCCGGGGCAGGCTTTTTTATTCGTACTTGGCATCCTTGCCAGTAATACCCATTCTGACCAACAATGTATTTCAGACCATTTTATTGAACTCCTTGCGGAGTCTTTTAATGATTCTTTTTTCGAGTCGAGAGATGTAGGATTGGGAGATTCCAAGTAGATCCGCCACATCTTTTTGAGTCTTTTCTTCCCCATCCGTCAAGCCAAAACGAAGCTCCATAATCATTCGCTCGCGCTCCGTTAATTTTTCCAGTGCTTTGTGCAAAAGCTTCCGGTCTACCTGCTCTTCAATATTCCGATAGATTGTATCGTTTTCTGTACCCAGTACATCGGATAATAATAGTTCATTTCCATCCCAATCAATGTTGAGCGGTTCGTCAAAAGAAACTTCAGTTCGGATCTTACTATTGCGTCGCAGGTACATCAAAATTTCATTTTCGATGCAACGGGAAGCGTATGTTGCCAGTTTGATTTTCTTTTCGGGGTCGAATGTATTGACTGCCTTAATCAATCCGATCGCTCCAATGGAGACCAAATCTTCAATATTGATTCCTGTATTCTCAAATTTGCGTGCGATGTATACCACCAGACGCAGGTTGCGCTCAATGAGCATCGCGCGAATGGCCGAGTCTCCCGAGGATAATTTTTGCAGTAAAAATTCTTCCTCTTCACGTGTCAATGGTGGCGGAAGCGCCTCACTTCCCCCAATATAATAGATCTCTTCACTTTTGAGCCCCAACAAAAATAACAGACGGTAATATTGCAGCTGCGCCACCAGTTTCCATTTCACAAGCATGTACGTTCCTCCTATACCACATTCAGCGGCTTTTCTGTTGCTCCCGCAGAGAGAGCCGTAGACTGCGCAGAAGCAGCGTCTTGCACAAGTTCAGGATGAATCACGGCCTGGTATTTCCCATCCGACGACAACACACCTCCATCCAGCCCAATAAGTACCCTTGTCGTCTCATAACATGTTTCCTCCATCGTTACCTTCACCCGGTCCGGTTTCATCGCCAGCATAAACGCAGTCCCTTTGTTAATGCCCCGATAGGGCACAAGCCGCAGTCGATCCTGCCACTGAAAACTTTCCTGATTAAGCTCCATAATAAGGTTGTCCGGCGCCTCGTCCTTGAGTCTGCCCTTCCATGAAGCCGGCAGCATGTCTTGCCATAACGAAACCTCCATCACCATGACCGGCATGCGCGATAAGGGATCCGTGAGTTGATTGCCCGTATCCAGAAGGCCTGTACAAGAAATGACTACCTCATCGATGCAGACCTCAACTTTGCCCAAATAGGTCGTCATGCGATCCGTTTTACGTTTCGAGCTTTGCACAGCTTTGAATAATAACAGGACAGCGAAAAATACGATAAACGTGAACCAGAAGGCAATCTTCAGATCAAACGACATGCCGCCTGAAGCTGTGAACCAAATGCCGTTAAACAGCTCTCCGGAGCTCTGAAGCATGTAATGCACACCCAGAATACCTCCGGCAGCGACAAAATTAATCACATAGAAGGTACCGAGCGTCCTCGCAAAAGCCTGCAGACCCTTAAAACCAAAAGCAATCGTAAGCATGACCAGCGAGAACCCGAACTTGATCAAAAAGGTGAACATAAAATCAAACTCCGGTACAAACATCATGACCACGTATAATGCGCCCACAATGGCTGATAGCAACCATCTCCACCAGACCAGCTTTGTTTTGCGCATCCAGGCGGTCAGTCCGATGAGTGCACCGTCAATACACAGGTTTGTCAAAAAAATAAGATCCACATACACAATCAAACTCTTCACCTGCCTGCGCGTAACATATCGAAATATCAGTATCCCGGTATTCCGATATTCCTGAGCATATTCACAAGTATACGGAGCCCCCTGTTCAAAGTCTGTCTAATCATGGGGGTGTGTTTCCAACTTTTTTTGTCGGAATTGCTCAGGCCCGTTGTTCAGAATTTGTTCAATGCTGTATGCTATGATATCTAAAAAAAACAGAAAAAACCCGGTCACTCCATCAGGAGCACCGGGTTTTGGATAAATCGATATGTGTATTAATCGTTGTTATTATTGCGTGAACGATTGCGTAAAAATGTCGGAATATCCAGCTGATCATTGCTCGGCTGATTTCCGAAAGGACGCAGGTTCGGCGAACGCGTATCCGTTGTCTCCGCTGTTGCTGGAGCTGGCTTACGTCCTGGTGGTGGTGGAGCAGGTTTATCTTCAAAACCGGTTGCAATAACCGTAACCTTAATCTCCTCTTTCAGGTCTTCGTCAATGATGGCACCAAAGATCATATTCACTTCCGGGTCGGAAGCAGACGTTACGATCTCTGCAGCTTCGTTCACTTCATACAGGGACAGATTAACGCCACCCGTAATGTTCATGATTACGCCGCGAGCACCTTCAATCGAAGTTTCAAGCAAAGGACTCATAATGGCTTTCCGCGCTGCTTCTGCGGCACGATTCTCACCAGTTGATTCACCAATTCCCATAAGCGCAGAACCACGTTCATGCATAATCGTTTTGACGTCAGCAAAGTCAAGGTTGATCAGACCCGGTACAGCGATCAAATCAGAGATACCTTGTACAGCTTGACGAAGTACGTTATCCGCTTGACGGAATGCTTCAAGCATCGGAGTCTTTTTGTCTACGATCTCGAGCAAACGATCATTAGGAATCACGATCAGTGTGTCGACTTTTTCTTTGAGAGCTTCAATACCTTGCTCTGCATGGCTGGAACGCTTGCGTCCTTCGAATGTAAATGGACGAGTCACGACACCAACGGTAAGTGCACCACACTCTTTAGCGATTTCGGCAATAACCGGAGCCGCACCTGTACCTGTACCGCCGCCCATACCGGCTGTAACAAATACCATGTCTGCACCTTTCAACGTGTTCATGATCAGATCGCGAGATTCTTCCGCTGCTTTTTTACCTACATCCGGATTGGCACCCGCACCAAGACCACGAGTCAATTTATCACCGATTTGCAATTTATGCTCGGATTTCGCCAGGTGTAACGCCTGAGCATCCGTATTCACCGTAATAAATTCAACACCTTGTACACCATTTTCAATCATACGGTTGACTGCATTGCTTCCGCCGCCGCCTACACCGATGACTTTAATTTGAGCCAAGCTCTCCATCTCGAAATCAAATTCCAACATATTATTCCATCTCCCCCTCAATGTGCATGGATGGCCCGTCCAATTTTTGATTTGAACCGAATCAATTTCATATATCGACGAACGAAAGCGTTTATTTTAGTACCGGCGCATTCAGACGGCTTCAAGAATGTATGAAATGGATCCAACCTGTTATATAAATTCACTGAACATATTCTTCAGCCGTTCGAACAGACCGGGTTTTTGCTCCGATTCCTGTGCCGCATTCGGCTTCGGACGGTTGGTCGGTTTCTTGTTGTTATTATTATTGTTGTTATTTCCACCGCCGTTATTGATCGAGGGACGAATACGCAAACTGCGAATTACACTATGCAATATGCCGACTCCGCTTGTGAAACCAGGGTCACGCACACCAATATAATCCGGGACTGCAACTCGTACCGAAGCAGCCAGCTCATGTTGAGCAACCTGCAGAACCCCCGGCATAGAGACCGTACCTCCCGTTAGTATATAACCTCCAGGAAGCTCGTTGTAACCAAGACGCTTCACTTCTTGAGAGATCATCTGGAATATTTCCTGAACCCGAGGTTCAATAATAGCCGCCAGATCCTCCTGTGAAAATTCCTTGTCTACATTACTGCCGATTCGGGTTACTTTGAACATAACATCCGCAGCAGCATCATCCAACCAGGCGCAGCCATATTTCAGTTTCACTTTCTCCGCTTGATCGGTTAACGTGCGTAGGCCATAGGCGATATCATTCGTTACAAACTCCCCGCCAATAGGCAACGTTGATGTTGCGACAAGACTGTCTTCTTCAAAAATGGCGATGGTTGTTGCACCTGCTCCAATATCAACAAGCACGGAACCCATCGTTTTTTCATCTTTGGACAAAGCCAGTTGACCCGCTCCAAGCGACATGAGAACCAGATCGCTTACTTTCAGACCCGCTTTTTCCACGCAGCGCAAAAGATTATGTATCGCGGTTTTTGCACCCGTAATGATCGTTGCTTCAACTTCCAGACGAACACCAATCATACCACGGGGGTCCTGTATGCCCTCCAAGCCATCTACAACATATTGCTTGGCGACAACATCAATAATTTCCCGTTCCGGCGGAACTGCAATCACTTCGGCTGCTTTCAACACCCGCTCCATGTCTTCTTCTCCGATCTCACGATCCTCGTTAGACACAGCCACGACGCCGTGACTGCTCATCAGTCCGATATGATTTCCTGAGATTCCAACATACACTTCGGATATTTGAATACCTACCATACGTTCTGCATGATCCACTGCGTTGCGAATCGATTGCACCGTCTGATCGATATCTACGATTACACCTTTGCGAATTCCCTCCGAGTCGGCAGATCCAACTCCTATAATATTAAAGGTTCCATTATTAATTTCCCCAATAATAGCGCGAATTTTGGATGTACCGATGTCCAAACTAACAATGATGTCATTGTTGCTCAAGTCTGTGGCACCTCCTGACTCCAATAGTAAGATACGTTCGGGTTTAAACACTCTTAAAACATATTCAACACACTTCAGGCTTTCCCTCTTTTTTCTACAATGTTTTTGGGTGTCAAAATCTGGTTGCGAGACATAAAACCTTGAAGAAAAAAGAAGGAGGCAACTCATGTGCCATAAGTTCAAGTGTATCATTTTTTCTTCATCTCAGAAAGAACAAGTTTCATTGCTCTGACGGGGCCAAACCCCGACCCGCCTAGGCTTTCATATTCAGTTCAGCCTCAAAGATGGCAAAGATCAGGGGGTTGCTCCCGGTTCAGCATCATCTTCCGGGTCATCCGGGATGAAAGGAACATAAGTATCTGCTTCAAGCATGGTGATTTTCCCAGGGCGTTCGGTCTCAATCACTTGATTCAGATACTCCACTTTATCCGATAAAAGAGAGACGGTTGTAATTACTTCAAACTGTGATTTGGTATACATCCGAATCTGATCCGGAAACGAAGGCGTAGGGTTCGGAATAATCTCCGAAATATCCGTCGTCAATTCGTTTGGAATTTTAGCCAGGGTCTCGCTCAGTTCGGCTTTGAGCGGATCATCCGCCTTCCATTGGGTCAATATCGGCTTCTCTACAGCAACACCGATTGTTGCTGGCACTGTCAAGCTTGTCCCGCTGGCTAATATCGCTTTTAACGTACCATCCGTACCAAGTTCATACGCAACCGTGGCATATTCCTGAACTTTGATATGAATAATGCCTGGAAATTGCTTGTCCACGGTAACGGTTGAGATCGCCTTGATACTCTTGAGACGCTCGATTACCTCCGCAGCACTTGTCCCAAAAAATTGATCGCCTTCTTTCAGACCGCTTTTCTCCAGCAGTTCTGAAGTCGCTGTGTATACATTACCCGTAATTTCAACTGCCGAAATCCGACTCATGGAAGAACGAAAGAATAATACAGCGAGCAATACAATAAATAGTAATAACAGAATAATTACAATTTTGCGGCTTGTGTTTCCTTTTGGCCGATTCTTCTTCAGAACCGGAATTTGACTTTTAGGCATAAGTAGCGCTCCACAAAGCCTCAGGTCCCCTCCCTTCAAGAAGGGGACGCCAAGGACGTTAATTGGCAAAATCCAACTCTTTCGAAACGGGCGACTGTCGCTCAACCGATGCTCCAAGACTCTGGAATAACTTCTCGATCTGATCGTATCCCCGGTCAATATGATGCACTTGCTCCACAACCGTTTTGCCTTGAGCAGCCAGACCTGCAATAACCAGAGCTGCACCTGCACGAAGATCGGTTGCTTCCACTGTAGCCCCGTACAGACGGGGAACACCACGGATAAATGCTGCGTTCAGATCGACTGAAATATCAGCCCCCATCACATTCAGCTCATCCACATGTTTGAATCGACCCTCGAATACCGTTTCCTTCATCACACTGAATCCGTCTGCCAGACTGAGCAACACCATGATTTGTGATTGCAGATCTGTCGGAAACGAAGGATACGGAGAAGTCACAATACGGTCTACTGATTTTGGACGGCTCATACAGCTCACCGTCATTATATCATTGCAGACTGTGATTTGAACACCAGTGCGCTTCAACACATGTATAAGTGAAGTAAGATGAGCAGGATTGCAATGTGTAAGCGTAACATTGCCACGCGTTGCTGCAGCTGCGATCATCACGGTCCCAGCAACGATTCGATCCGGTATAATCTCATACGAACAAGGCTTCAATTTCTCAACGCCATTAATCGTAATCGTATCCGTTCCTGCACCAATGATGCTTGCACCCATAGCATTCAGGAAGTGCTGCAGATCTTGTATTTCAGGTTCTCTTGCGGCGTTGCAAATGGTTGTCGTGCCTTTAGCCATAACGGCTGCCATCATGATATTCTCGGTCGCTCCCACACTCGGGAAATCCAAATGAATATCTGTACCCACCAGATTCTTCCCATGACAGATAATCTGTTGGTCCTGCTCTTCAATCAAAGCTCCGAGCGCTTCCAGGCCCCGGAGGTGAAGATCAATTTTGCGTTCTCCAATGGCACAGCCCCCTGGCTGGTACACTGACACTTGCCCAAACTTAGCCAGCAATGGTCCCATCAAAAAAATGGAAGAGCGCATCTGCTTCATTAGATCTTCTGGCACATCATATGACCGGATCGACGAGGTATTAATCGTCACTGTTCCCTGTTCATGCCGACACGTGCATCCAAGCCGTTCCAGGATATACAGCATCACTTCAATGTCCAGCAAGTGTGGAACGTTATGCAGTGTAACTTCTCCATCTGCCAACAAACTTGCGGCCATAATCGGTAAAGCGGCATTTTTTGCTCCATGGATGCGTATGGATCCTGAGAGGGGTTTCCCGCCTTCAATCACCAATTTGTCCAATGTATCACCTCCGGGGTTTACCGCTCACCCACTACGAAGACTTCCGGTACCAGGTTAATACCGTTTTGAGATGATATAGTGCTCTGAATCTGCTGCATTAGGGTGATAACGTCCTCTGCTGTTGCTTGCCCTGTATTGACAATGAAATTGGCATGCATGGTGGATACCTGTGCGCCTCCCAGAGTCAACCCTTTCAGCCCTGCTGCTTCAATCAGACGGGCTGCATGATCACCCGGGGGATTTCGGAATACACTGCCTGCACATGCCATCTGCAGTGGCTGTGTGCGGCGTCGGCGATCTTTGTAAGCCGCCATGGCTTCCGAAATGACTTTGCGCTCTCCCTGCTGAAGTTCAAATGAAGCTTCCAGCACGATGCCTCTCCGATCATGCAGAACAGAGTGGCGGTAGGCAAAATCCATGTCCTCCTTGCTGTAACGTACCAATTCTCCTGTCTCCAGTACAATCTCAGCGAATTTGAATATCCGTGACACATCCGATCCATGGGCACCCGCGTTCATGTATACGGCTCCACCGACAGTTCCGGGGATACCGCTGCCGAATTCCAGACCGGTCCATTCCTTTTTCGCAGCAACCACACTGAGTTTAACAAAAGAATGCGCCGCTCCAGCGGTTACGCCGCCTTCGTGAAACTCGGCATAATCAAAGCCTTCGCCTGGTTTCACAACAACACCACGTATTCCTTTGTCTGACACCAGCATGTTTGAACCCCGTCCAAGTTGCATCCACGGCATCTGATGCTTGTGAAGCAATTGAATGAGATGTATCATCTGCTCTTTATTCTCCGGAATGACCAGTGCATCCGCAGGACCGCCGATCTTCCATGTGGTGTATTTGGCTAGCGATTCGTTTTCAAGAACTCTGCCAACATTATGCTGGGACAGTATCGATATCCACTGGTGCATGTGTGCATCCTCCTTTGCTTCAAAGCCGATGAACATGGTATGTTCTGTTGCTACAGACCGTGTTCTAGCGCCATGGAACGATGGTCACGATTTATACGGTATCTTATGTCAGTCCCGTCTTGTGTGTGACAATCGCCCACAAACGCACTCTATCGACGTGCAGCAAGACGCTGAATTTCAC from Paenibacillus sp. FSL R5-0341 harbors:
- the ftsZ gene encoding cell division protein FtsZ, with translation MLEFDFEMESLAQIKVIGVGGGGSNAVNRMIENGVQGVEFITVNTDAQALHLAKSEHKLQIGDKLTRGLGAGANPDVGKKAAEESRDLIMNTLKGADMVFVTAGMGGGTGTGAAPVIAEIAKECGALTVGVVTRPFTFEGRKRSSHAEQGIEALKEKVDTLIVIPNDRLLEIVDKKTPMLEAFRQADNVLRQAVQGISDLIAVPGLINLDFADVKTIMHERGSALMGIGESTGENRAAEAARKAIMSPLLETSIEGARGVIMNITGGVNLSLYEVNEAAEIVTSASDPEVNMIFGAIIDEDLKEEIKVTVIATGFEDKPAPPPPGRKPAPATAETTDTRSPNLRPFGNQPSNDQLDIPTFLRNRSRNNNND
- the murB gene encoding UDP-N-acetylmuramate dehydrogenase; this translates as MHQWISILSQHNVGRVLENESLAKYTTWKIGGPADALVIPENKEQMIHLIQLLHKHQMPWMQLGRGSNMLVSDKGIRGVVVKPGEGFDYAEFHEGGVTAGAAHSFVKLSVVAAKKEWTGLEFGSGIPGTVGGAVYMNAGAHGSDVSRIFKFAEIVLETGELVRYSKEDMDFAYRHSVLHDRRGIVLEASFELQQGERKVISEAMAAYKDRRRRTQPLQMACAGSVFRNPPGDHAARLIEAAGLKGLTLGGAQVSTMHANFIVNTGQATAEDVITLMQQIQSTISSQNGINLVPEVFVVGER
- the murA gene encoding UDP-N-acetylglucosamine 1-carboxyvinyltransferase yields the protein MDKLVIEGGKPLSGSIRIHGAKNAALPIMAASLLADGEVTLHNVPHLLDIEVMLYILERLGCTCRHEQGTVTINTSSIRSYDVPEDLMKQMRSSIFLMGPLLAKFGQVSVYQPGGCAIGERKIDLHLRGLEALGALIEEQDQQIICHGKNLVGTDIHLDFPSVGATENIMMAAVMAKGTTTICNAAREPEIQDLQHFLNAMGASIIGAGTDTITINGVEKLKPCSYEIIPDRIVAGTVMIAAAATRGNVTLTHCNPAHLTSLIHVLKRTGVQITVCNDIMTVSCMSRPKSVDRIVTSPYPSFPTDLQSQIMVLLSLADGFSVMKETVFEGRFKHVDELNVMGADISVDLNAAFIRGVPRLYGATVEATDLRAGAALVIAGLAAQGKTVVEQVHHIDRGYDQIEKLFQSLGASVERQSPVSKELDFAN
- the ftsA gene encoding cell division protein FtsA, with amino-acid sequence MSNNDIIVSLDIGTSKIRAIIGEINNGTFNIIGVGSADSEGIRKGVIVDIDQTVQSIRNAVDHAERMVGIQISEVYVGISGNHIGLMSSHGVVAVSNEDREIGEEDMERVLKAAEVIAVPPEREIIDVVAKQYVVDGLEGIQDPRGMIGVRLEVEATIITGAKTAIHNLLRCVEKAGLKVSDLVLMSLGAGQLALSKDEKTMGSVLVDIGAGATTIAIFEEDSLVATSTLPIGGEFVTNDIAYGLRTLTDQAEKVKLKYGCAWLDDAAADVMFKVTRIGSNVDKEFSQEDLAAIIEPRVQEIFQMISQEVKRLGYNELPGGYILTGGTVSMPGVLQVAQHELAASVRVAVPDYIGVRDPGFTSGVGILHSVIRSLRIRPSINNGGGNNNNNNNNKKPTNRPKPNAAQESEQKPGLFERLKNMFSEFI
- a CDS encoding FtsQ-type POTRA domain-containing protein; amino-acid sequence: MPKSQIPVLKKNRPKGNTSRKIVIILLLLFIVLLAVLFFRSSMSRISAVEITGNVYTATSELLEKSGLKEGDQFFGTSAAEVIERLKSIKAISTVTVDKQFPGIIHIKVQEYATVAYELGTDGTLKAILASGTSLTVPATIGVAVEKPILTQWKADDPLKAELSETLAKIPNELTTDISEIIPNPTPSFPDQIRMYTKSQFEVITTVSLLSDKVEYLNQVIETERPGKITMLEADTYVPFIPDDPEDDAEPGATP
- the spoIIGA gene encoding sigma-E processing peptidase SpoIIGA; amino-acid sequence: MIVYVDLIFLTNLCIDGALIGLTAWMRKTKLVWWRWLLSAIVGALYVVMMFVPEFDFMFTFLIKFGFSLVMLTIAFGFKGLQAFARTLGTFYVINFVAAGGILGVHYMLQSSGELFNGIWFTASGGMSFDLKIAFWFTFIVFFAVLLLFKAVQSSKRKTDRMTTYLGKVEVCIDEVVISCTGLLDTGNQLTDPLSRMPVMVMEVSLWQDMLPASWKGRLKDEAPDNLIMELNQESFQWQDRLRLVPYRGINKGTAFMLAMKPDRVKVTMEETCYETTRVLIGLDGGVLSSDGKYQAVIHPELVQDAASAQSTALSAGATEKPLNVV